The following coding sequences are from one Mytilus trossulus isolate FHL-02 chromosome 8, PNRI_Mtr1.1.1.hap1, whole genome shotgun sequence window:
- the LOC134727789 gene encoding piggyBac transposable element-derived protein 5-like: protein MDVSDESFSESDQSDLEAEYDSEEGEEGEEGGEENDRNDEQVLQPWFRIFPPEEERRQPDFQETVGPQNMPNRNSKPIAYFYLLMTLNFLQHIVQETNRYARDFIASRERIRRFSRLHAWPKVGETTLTEIKGFFAVILNMGLVRKATIAEYWNCKLPSQDTSWFRKMFSRNRFQLVFKFFHLTNNNNIPGRNDPNYSPTAKF from the exons ATGGACGTTTCAGATGAATCTTTTTCCGAATCTGACCAAAGTGATCTAGAAGCTGAATATGATAGTGAGGAAGGAGAAGAAGGAGAAGAAGGAGGTGAAGAAAATGATAGAAATGACGAGCAGGTGCTTCAACCCTGGTTTCGGATATTTCCACCCGAAGAAGAGCGTCGCCAGCCAGACTTTCAGGAAACTGTTGGACCACAGAATATGCCAAACCGAAATTCGAAACCTATAGCATATTTCTACCTACTGATGACATTAAACTTCTTACAGCACATTGTCCAGGAAACTAATAG GTATGCTAGGGATTTTATAGCCAGTCGCGAAAGGATTAGACGCTTCTCAAGGTTACATGCTTGGCCTAAAGTTGGAGAAACTACATTAACTGAAATAAAAGGATTCTTTGCTGTCATTCTTAATATGGGTTTGGTTAGAAAAGCGACAATAGCTGAATATTGGAATTGTAAATTGCCTAGTCAAGACACATCATGGTTTAGGAAAATGTTTAGTCGAAACAGATTtcaacttgttttcaaattttttcatCTTACTAACAATAATAACATACCCGGCAGAAACGACCCAAATTACAGTCCAACAGCAAAATTTTAG